The following proteins are co-located in the Silene latifolia isolate original U9 population chromosome 1, ASM4854445v1, whole genome shotgun sequence genome:
- the LOC141615975 gene encoding ubiquitin-conjugating enzyme E2 7: MASTSQASLLLQKQLKDLCKNPVDGFSAGLVNENNLFEWSVTIIGPPDTLYEGGFFNAIMTFPQNYPNSPPSVRFTSDIWHPNVYQDGRVCISILHPPGDDPNGYELASERWSPVHTVESIMLSIISMLSGPNDESPANVEAAKEWREDKDGFRKKVSRCVRKSQEML; this comes from the exons ATGGCTTCCACCTCACAAGCTTCACTTCTGCTTCAAAAGCAGCTCAAAG ATCTTTGTAAGAACCCTGTTGATGGGTTTTCAGCTGGATTGGTTAATGAAAACAATTTATTTGAATGGAGTGTCACAATTATTGGTCCTCCTGATACCCTTTA CGAAGGGGGATTTTTCAATGCAATTATGACGTTTCCACAAAACTATCCGAATAGTCCGCCATCCGTGAGGTTTACATCCGATATATGGCACCCTAATG TTTATCAAGATGGTCGGGTTTGCATATCAATCCTTCATCCACCCGGCGATGACCCAAATGGGTATGAGCTAGCAAGTGAGCGATGGAGTCCAGTCCATACA GTGGAGAGTATAATGCTTAGTATTATATCAATGCTCTCCGGTCCTAACGATGAATCACCAGCGAATGTTGAAGCCGCG AAAGAATGGAGAGAGGATAAGGACGGGTTCCGGAAAAAGGTTAGCCGGTGTGTAAGGAAGTCACAAGAAATGCTGTGA
- the LOC141616007 gene encoding pentatricopeptide repeat-containing protein At3g51320-like, whose amino-acid sequence MARVLIRTISCRRYSSFSQYFPHYFIHDNNNNNNISIVHQISNYLDHKTLKRSQIYQIHAQLVTSGRIQNPFLCSKLLKLSSFVEDLRYILWVFDLIKNPNIVCVNTVIKACSLSCSPLKGVHFYFEVLKNGGIFPNSYTFPPLISCCSKLSDVNLGEMCHGQVIKYGFNGVLQIENSLIHMYASCGVIEIALKVFDGMLERDSVSWNSMIDAFAKMGDLKSAHKLFDVMPERNVVSWNVLMSGYLQGKNPGLVLKLFREMVTKEVLANDATVVNVVTACGRSARLKEGASVHGFLVRRLCNLNLIVNTALINMYNKCRKVDVARAIFDSLPRKNLVCWNSMILGHCLHGDPRDGLRLFGDMVRERVLPDEITFIGVICACTRAELMEEGRVYFQQMVDVYGLKPNFAHYWCMANLFASNGLLEEALETVRKVSDCGIEMRSESLVWATLLSSCRFQCETSVGEKVAKALIELEPNNAMCYVLLYNIYAAAGLWENAADVKNLMKKTLTGRLPGCNLVDLIDIVHNFRVADTMQCGEDIVMMINEVLRHSHSNSRPQQHSLSNIMSQP is encoded by the coding sequence ATGGCAAGAGTATTAATTCGAACCATCTCATGCCGAAGATACTCTTCTTTTTCACAATATTTCCCTCATTATTTTAttcatgataataataataataataatatttcaatTGTTCATCAGATTTCAAACTATTTAGATCATAAAACCCTAAAAAGATCCCAAATTTATCAAATTCATGCACAATTAGTAACTTCTGGTAGAATACAAAACCCTTTTTTATGCAGTAAATTGCTAAAATTATCATCTTTTGTTGAAGATTTGCGTTACATTTTGTGGGTTTTTGATTTAATTAAAAACCCAAATATTGTTTGTGTTAATACTGTGATTAAGGCGTGTTCTTTAAGTTGTTCGCCATTAAAAGGTGTGCATTTTTACTTTGAAGTGTTAAAAAATGGTGGGATTTTTCCTAATTCTTATACTTTTCCTCCATTAATTAGTTGTTGTTCTAAGTTGAGTGATGTTAATTTGGGTGAAATGTGTCATGGGCAAGTGATTAAGTATGGATTTAATGGTGTTTTACAAATTGAGAATTCATTGATTCATATGTATGCTTCTTGTGGTGTGATTGAGATTGCATTGAAAGTGTTTGATGGAATGCTTGAGAGAGATTCCGTGTCGTGGAATTCGATGATTGATGCCTTTGCGAAAATGGGTGATTTGAAGAGTGCACATAAGCTGTTTGATGTAATGCCTGAGAGAAATGTGGTGTCTTGGAATGTTTTGATGAGTGGTTATCTGCAGGGTAAGAATCCGGGTCTGGTTTTGAAGCTTTTTAGGGAGATGGTGACGAAAGAGGTATTAGCAAACGATGCGACTGTGGTTAATGTTGTTACGGCTTGTGGAAGGTCTGCTAGACTCAAAGAGGGAGCTTCTGTACATGGGTTTCTAGTTAGAAGATTGTGCAATTTGAATTTGATCGTAAACACGGCCCTAATCAATATGTATAATAAATGTCGTAAAGTAGACGTGGCGCGTGCTATTTTTGATAGTTTACCAAGGAAAAATTTAGTTTGTTGGAATTCAATGATCTTGGGTCATTGCCTCCATGGCGATCCTAGGGATGGGCTTCGTTTATTTGGAGATATGGTACGAGAACGAGTGCTTCCAGATGAAATAACCTTTATTGGTGTTATTTGTGCGTGTACACGTGCAGAGCTGATGGAAGAAGGACGAGTATATTTCCAACAGATGGTTGATGTATACGGTTTAAAACCCAATTTTGCACATTATTGGTGCATGGCTAATCTTTTTGCAAGCAATGGGCTGTTGGAAGAAGCATTAGAGACTGTTAGGAAAGTCAGCGACTGTGGCATTGAAATGCGGTCTGAATCTTTAGTGTGGGCAACTTTGCTAAGTTCATGCCGATTCCAATGTGAAACATCTGTAGGTGAAAAAGTAGCCAAAGCACTGATTGAATTAGAACCAAACAATGCAATGTGCTACGTTCTACTCTACAACATTTATGCAGCAGCTGGTCTATGGGAAAATGCTGCCGATGTCAAAAACTTGATGAAGAAAACACTCACTGGGAGATTGCCTGGTTGTAATCTTGTCGATCTCATAGATATTGTTCACAATTTCAGAGTAGCAGATACGATGCAATGTGGAGAAGATATAGTTATGATGATAAATGAGGTTCTTAGGCATAGCCATTCTAATTCTCGGCCCCAACAACACTCCTTATCAAACATAATGTCTCAACCTTAG
- the LOC141616060 gene encoding uncharacterized protein LOC141616060 translates to MVRGSRIVLKSLGEGISKTLSEILVCPLTKQPLRYCEKTGSLISDQIGVSFPIVDGIPHLVPKDGKILEADESSATGKSSATKNEIN, encoded by the exons ATGGTGAGAGGAAGTAGAATTGTGCTAAAAAGTTTAGGAGAAGGAATTAGTAAGACTCTTAGTGAAATTCTGGTTTGCCCattaaccaaacaacccctaag GTATTGTGAGAAGACAGGTTCATTAATCAGCGATCAAATTGGTGTTTCGTTTCCG ATTGTTGATGGGATACCTCACTTAGTTCCAAAGGATGGCAAAATACTTGAAGCTGATGAATCATCCGCTACTGGCAAATCTTCTGCCACAAAGAACGAGATCAACTAG
- the LOC141616023 gene encoding uncharacterized protein LOC141616023 — MEDWQSSSGQKVYSESSLVASEKNKGKGSSSPENSLLKPLCRIISKDGVGGGVSGDVAFFVLKLVALETMRRVSESKCPFAWRSLQACQMLCYPPFKWVQRWAPFKGLVQGMRILSRPLMIISIATAFSDISDKMSAANDHTASVDNVDNDSSSLQPCVDGDTRNENEPSTCLPLENWMLKLYKELKQQGFSLPERLDESELQRFYTAANGDFSSLLSSVKKTIRWRETFNILSQEELKMWSSVVFWHGHDVRQRPCLIVRLGVACTSLQNHDRPRFAQAIVSQLEHGIMHLADHGSPQVMVLVDCESLSPFRLPFQMIRSCSMLFQDHYPNCLGGLFVIRLPPVLRMMVQTFMKVLKPLTRQKLEFLGERYREVLSEYFQELPACLGGTCICATCSSGTSNTTRTFPFIEVLTDAHLSANGYSCEGLRSEYLRSEADVNQNFDHLLRTAMIGILMLCVFGAILAGIYESEIWTNSIP; from the exons ATGGAAGATTGGCAGAGTAGCTCAGGTCAAAAGGTGTATTCCGAATCATCTCTAGTAGCCTCTGAGAAAAATAAAGGCAAAGGTTCTTCTAGTCCCGAGAATTCCTTACTGAAGCCTCTTTGTCGTATCATCTCTAAAGATGGTGTTGGTGGGGGAGTTTCTGGTGATGTAGCATTTTTTGTCCTAAAACTTGTTGCTCTAGAAACTATGAGAAGAGTCTCAGAATCAAAGTGTCCATTTGCTTGGCGTAGCCTCCAAGCATGTCAAATGCTATGCTATCCACCGTTCAAGTGGGTTCAGAGATGGGCCCCTTTCAAAGGCTTAGTGCAAGGCATGCGA ATTTTGTCACGACCATTGATGATCATCTCTATAGCAACAGCATTTTCTGATATATCCGACAAGATGAGTGCTGCTAATGATCATACTGCTTCTGTGGACAATGTAGATAACGATTCATCTTCTCTTCAGCCATGTGTTGATGGTGATACAAG GAATGAAAATGAGCCTTCTACTTGTCTGCCATTGGAGAATTGGATGCTCAAACTGTACAAAGAACTGAAACAGCAAGGATTCAGCTTACCTGAAAG ATTGGATGAATCGGAACTCCAAAGATTTTATACTGCTGCAAATGGTGATTTTTCATCCCTACTTTCGTCTGTCAAGAAAACAATTCGATGGAGAGAGACTTTTAATATACTTTCACAAGAGGAACTGAAGATGTGGTCAAGTGTAGTCTTTTGGCACGGTCATGATGTGAGGCAGAGACCTTGCCTGATTGTACGCCTTGGTGTAGCTTGCACTAGTCTTCAAAATCATGATAGACCAAGATTCGCTCAGGCCATTG TTTCACAATTGGAGCATGGTATCATGCATCTGGCTGATCATGGATCCCCTCAAGTTATGGTTTTGGTGGATTGTGAAAGTTTATCTCCATTTAGACTTCCATTCCAAATGATAAGATCGTGCTCAATGCTTTTTCAAGATCACTATCCAAATTGTCTTGGTGGTTTGTTTGTCATACGGCTTCCTCCTGTACTTCGGATGATGGTGCAGACTTTTATGAAA GTTTTGAAACCTTTAACTAGACAGAAGTTGGAATTTCTGGGGGAAAGATATAGGGAGGTTCTTTCTGAGTATTTCCAGGAGCTTCCAGCATGTCTTGGTGGTACATGCATATGTGCAACATGTTCAAGTGGTACTTCCAACACTACCAGAACCTTTCCTTTTATAGAAGTTTTGACCGACGCCCACTTAAGTGCAAATGGATATAGTTGCGAAGGTCTTCGTTCGGAATACTTGAGATCTGAGGCTGATGTGAATCAAAATTTTGATCACCTGTTGAGAACAGCCATGATTGGAATTCTTATGTTGTGTGTCTTTGGTGCAATCCTGGCTGGAATATATGAATCTGAAATTTGGACAAATTCAATCCCATGA
- the LOC141615991 gene encoding uncharacterized protein LOC141615991, giving the protein MMTKSEQFDRTLVIWKSSLYSALRTAIACIIVGCITLYGPEPIRNQVAFPAFSYVVVILIITNATLGDAMRGCWQALYATVQTVCPALVCLSIVGPTRLTATSTSLVLAIAAFFIALPEWTHIVAKRIALGQLVIIYVLGYIDAEQIDAFMHPVHVAASTALGALACVFALLLPLPHLASSEVKRNSKSFAENASERLKICVKACCADDSVSSQALISQAKWLATKAKKFLHCIKARQESMNCERFLMNFLRPYCKNPGDRIQGLETPLKGMEIALSNSPPFSLMDEGLRDGISNLERQINQNLEQLKSHIPCESSTVPESNSGNTMRFLQTLQTPPSSETDLPSYFFLFCMKLLHTQSRTMTNPTSTPKTDKNKNTPENQDQTNGFSLKQVWTNFPFTANRNRLVPALKCSLSLGLAVFFGLNYSKPNGFWAGLPVGISLAVAREATFKVTNVKFQGTVIGNVYGVLGCFIFERFVQVRFLALLPWFIFTSFLQQSKMYGQAGAVSAAIGAVLILGRKNFGPPSDFAVARIIETFIGLTCAITVELFLKPTRAATLAKTELCTTLSTLQDSLSSIDLMAMSKEELQERNKELKSNLIALEKYVSEADAEPSFWFIPFHSTAYKKMLDSLTRIADLLHFMAHGIGALEEYIKRLEGARSKNVFDKINGDVKLVGKLTGSFTKSFQEIISIKSLIILENDLAKNGKTYDVELGKAGNNPFNLDEKDIGKITVSFIDHLKEVFEKIEFSEDEEEMKSRMMLSFSAIGYCMNYLMKETAEVEKGVKELVQWENPKSQINLREISCKIHALYD; this is encoded by the exons ATGATGACTAAAAGCGAGCAATTCGATAGAACACTAGTCATTTGGAAATCGAGTCTATACTCGGCCTTAAGAACAGCTATAGCGTGCATTATAGTAGGGTGCATAACACTTTACGGCCCTGAACCCATAAGAAACCAAGTGGCATTCCCGGCATTCTCATATGTCGTGGTGATACTTATTATCACGAATGCAACTTTAGGGGATGCAATGCGCGGTTGTTGGCAGGCTTTATATGCCACTGTCCAAACTGTTTGTCCTGCCCTTGTTTGTTTGTCCATTGTTGGGCCTACTAGGTTAACTGCCACTTCAACCTCTTTGGTGTTAGCCATTGCAGCCTTTTTCATCGCGCTGCCTGAGTGGACCCATATCGTGGCCAAGAGGATTGCTTTAGGCCAGCTTGTTATTATATATGTCCTTGGATATATTGATGCTGAGCAAATTGATGCTTTCATGCATCCTGTTCATGTTGCAGCAAGCACTGCTCTAGGAGCCCTGGCTTGTGTTTTCGCCTTGTTGCTGCCTTTGCCTCACCTTGCATCCTCCGAG GTAAAAAGAAACAGCAAGTCGTTTGCAGAGAACGCATCAGAAAGACTGAAAATCTGTGTGAAAGCGTGTTGTGCAGACGACAGTGTATCTTCACAAGCACTGATTTCTCAAGCCAAGTGGTTAGCAACTAAAGCAAAGAAGTTTCTTCATTGCATCAAAGCCAGACAA GAAAGTATGAACTGTGAGAGATTTCTTATGAACTTCCTAAGGCCTTATTGCAAGAACCCAGGGGATCGGATTCAAGGGCTAGAGACACCATTAAAAGGGATGGAGATTGCGTTAAGCAATTCGCCACCTTTTTCACTAATGGATGAAGGATTGAGGGATGGGATTAGTAACTTAGAGAGACAAATTAATCAAAACTTGGAGCAACTTAAGAGTCATATTCCCTGTGAGTCCTCAACTGTACCCGAATCTAATTCAGGAAATACCATGAGGTTCCTCCAAACACTTCAAACTCCCCCATCAAGTGAAACCGATTTACCATcctatttctttttgttttgtatGAAGCTCCTACATACTCAATCAAGAACAATGACGAATCCTACATCCActcccaaaactgataaaaacaaAAACACCCCCGAAAACCAGGACCAAACAAATGggttctctcttaaacaggtttggACCAATTTCCCTTTCACTGCCAACAGGAATAGGCTAGTCCCGGCCTTGAAATGTTCGCTTTCCTTAGGCTTAGCCGTTTTTTTTGGGCTTAATTACAGCAAGCCAAACGGGTTTTGGGCTGGTCTGCCTGTGGGCATCAGTCTAGCAGTAGCTAGGGAAGCTACATTCAAGGTTACTAATGTCAAATTCCAAGGGACGGTTATTGGTAATGTTTACGGAGTTCTAGGTTGTTTCATTTTCGAGAGGTTTGTCCAAGTACGGTTCTTAGCTCTACTACCTTGGTTCATATTCACAAGTTTTCTTCAACAAAGCAAAATGTATGGCCAAGCAGGTGCGGTATCTGCTGCTATTGGTGCTGTCCTCATTTTAGGCCGAAAAAACTTTGGGCCACCAAGCGACTTTGCTGTGGCCCGAATAATTGAAACATTCATCGGGTTGACCTGTGCTATTACGGTAGAACTCTTCTTAAAGCCCACTAGAGCTGCTACCCTTGCTAAAACTGAACTTTGTACAACTCTCAGTACACTGCAAGATTCACTGTCCTCGATCGATCTCATGGCTATGTCCAAAGAAGAGCTTCAAGAGAGGAATAAAGAGCTTAAAAGTAATTTGATTGCACTCGAGAAATATGTCAGTGAAGCTGACGCGGAACCTAGCTTTTGGTTCATACCGTTTCACTCTACTGCTTATAAGAAGATGCTGGATTCTCTAACAAGAATTGCTGATCTTTTACATTTCATGGCTCATGGGATTGGTGCTCTGGAAGAGTATATTAAAAGACTTGAAGGTGCGCGGTCAAAGAATGTATTCGATAAGATTAATGGTGATGTCAAGCTTGTCGGAAAACTAACAGGCTCGTTTACAAAATCCTTCCAAGAAATCATTTCAATAAAGTCTCTCATAATACTTGAGAATGACCTTGCCAAAAATGGCAAAACATATGATGTTGAACTAGGGAAAGCGGGCAATAATCCTTTCAATTTGGATGAAAAAGATATCGGAAAGATCACTGTCTCGTTTATCGATCATCTAAAGGAAGTGTTTGAGAAGATTGAGTTCTCTGAGGACGAGGAAGAGATGAAGAGTCGAATGATGTTGAGCTTCAGTGCCATCGGATATTGCATGAATTACCTGATGAAGGAAACCGCAGAGGTCGAGAAAGGAGTAAAAGAACTAGTTCAATGGGAAAATCCTAAAAGTCAGATTAATCTGCGTGAAATTTCATGTAAAATCCATGCATTATATGATTAA